TGTGGAAATCAATTATCATTAAGATGGAAAGTAATTAAACAGATTATTATATTTAGTAAAAAATACActtaaaatgaaaataaaacccAATCACCCAAACAAATTGTGAATTTGCTAGCACATTTGTTACATGTGAAGTTGTGAATAGTTCTACCAATTCCATTGCTTTTATAACTTATTAAGGTGGGATACCTTATACGATGCTACATGTGTAGTTGTGAACAGTTTTATCAATTCTATTGCTTTTATAACTTATACTAGTGGGATTCCTTATGCGATGCGATGGGAATTCGATTTGACCGGTATCAGTTCGGGTCATTACGACACAGGTACGATATTGGTACCCGGTATACTTTACGATATCAAATTTCAATACAACTCCGTCTTCAATTAAATTTATACCGAAATGTTGAGAAAATAAAATTATAGACACATATGTATTGAGTTTTCTTAAAAGAGTTAAGAAATACAAACtgttaataaaataatcaaattaAACGTTAAAGACTTATATTCTTTATTGTTTACGAAGTGAAATTGCAACTCGAGAAAACGTATCTTATGATAAAGTAACTACTTATAttcagtgttgtaaaagtcggattccaaggccgagtacttgGCGACTACTCGGTACTCGGAACCTTACCTTGGAGAGTTACTAAAAGTCAGTCTTTATAAGTCGGAGGCAGTCAAACTCGGCATACACGGCGACGACTCGGAATACTCGGTCAGATACTTGATGGGAACCTTGGAATACTCAACAACTACTCGGCCTACTCGGCGACTACTTGGGATTATGCTAATTTTGACATGCATAATGATAATTTTGACATGAATTACGCTTATTTTGACACATACAAAATATCCAATAATTAATTTCTTTatatttaacatgtccgagtactcttCGAGTACTCCCAACTCCCCACTCGGCCGACTAGTGAGCGTCTAGCAACTTCTGCAACACTGCTTATATTACATAAAATTAGTAAGTATAGTAATTAGCTAATTTGAAGAAACACAcattatttctaacaatattttttAAATCGAGAAAATTGTAAATATCCAACTCTAATATATCCCCAAACAAGATATCTCTTAATGAGAAAATAACTGAAGTCATGGATCATTACTTGTCAAAAcatatcttattatttatttaattaattttatttatttgtatttttCAAACTAGTTTTCAATTACATAAGActgaaaataataaatattttttatttatttatatttttcaaacAAATTTTTATTACATAAGAGTGAAAATAAACCACATATATACCGTTGCTTGTTATCATATCAATCCCGTTGAGTGTAACAAACAAACTAACAACTTATTTCAGTTACAACTTACAATAAACGGTATATAAATAATCCAGTGGGGCCCATAACCAGTCACCACAGAATTGAAAACCGTTTGAtcagaagaagaaagaaaaatggAAGAACAATCGTCTACACCTGGTGAAGGTAGCAGCAGTAACACTACCACTAAAAAGCAACGCAACTACCTCGGCAGCGGCAAACCACGGCGGGGCCGTCCTCGGTCAATCCGGCCACCACGTAGGCTTCCCGCCGGCCAGCCTGAAGTTCAATCGCCTCCTTGTACGGACTACGATAGGGCTTACTTCAAGTATTATTCTCATGTCGGTGTTCATGAAGAGATGCTAAAGGTATACTGCTACAATTATCACGTATTCTTTCGATTATTGCTATGCATTGTTGATTTTCTGTATGTATTTGTGTTATTATTACGGTTTATTGTAATTTGTATGTTGTTTACTGTTTTGTATACCTAATTTTGTTCATATATTGTTTCTATATATGTCTTTGTGTTATTGTTAGGTTTATTATATGTTATTTACTGATTGTTTACTGTAATCTATATCTATATGATATATATTGCAAAGTTTATTGTACATATATTGTTCCGGTTGCTTCAATTCATAGAATGTTCTGGTATTCTTATGGTTTAATGTACGTTCTTTACTGTTCCGTATCCATAATTTTGTTCATATAAATGCTGATTTTGTTTACTACAATCATTCCATATTGTTTTGTTTCTGATATATCAGCCTGCATTGTTGATTTTCTTTATGCTCAAGGTACTGTTACAATTATCGCGTATATTTTCGATTATTGTTTTGCATTGTTGTATGTTCTTTAATTGTGTTCATATACACGCTGATTTTGCTTACTCTAATCTAGATCATATTGTGTTCTAGTATTCGGTTGATTTTCTGTATGTCTTTGTGTTATTATTATGGTTTATTGTATGTTCTTTACCGTTCAGTACCCCTAATCTGTGTGATATTGTGAATTTGGTTATACATTTCTTTCCGGTTGCTTCACATTGCTAGGAGCCAAAGTTCGTAGTTTAGGGTTCATAGAAATGTTTGGTATTCAGTTGATATTCTTTATGTCTTTATGTTGTTTTTGTGGTTTATTGTATGTTCTTTGCTGTTCTGTATGCCTAATTGTGTTCATACATATTGTTTCTTGCCACATAAACGCTGACTTTGTTTACTATCATCTATATGACATTGTAATTTTGCTTATATAGTTGATAGACACAGCTTGAATTAACTATGTAGGTATGAAGAGTTCAGCATGTTATGACATTCAGTTATGACTTTTCAAGCAATAAACAAATTTTTcaatgtgggggggggggggggggatagtgcacggtcctcccaaccgccggagtgatcccaCTCTTGTCTCACTCTTAACTATGCATCTTCATGATTCTTTATGTTGTATTCCAAATTTCTAACTAGTTTAGTTCTGCAGGATCAAGTGAGGACAGAAACTTACAGAAATGCTATTTTACAACATCAGAGTCATATTAAAGGCAAAGTAAGAAAATACTCGAGCGTTTTTTATGTTTAATTtcataatatttattttattcactTGTATCATAGGTTGTTCTAGATGTTGGCTGTGGCACAGGAATCCTCTCAATATTTTGTGCTCAAGCCGGAGCAAAACGAGTAAGTTTATTTAAGAAATAAACAATGGTTTTGATGAATGATTatatttaaaatgattaaattatTTGTAATTTCTTTAATAATCGCACTGGTTTTATTTTTACCAGGTTTATGCAGTGGATGCCAGTGAGATAGCTATGCAGGTATGTTAATGATATTCTAATCATAATTAATCCATTAAAACATATGATGGTTCTAAATCTagttttatatttaatttttgaAACAGGCGGAAAGAGTTGTCAAGGCAAATAACCTCTCGGACAGAATTGTTGTTTTAAACGGACGTGTTGAGGTACAGTCCCATAAACAACACGATATAAATCTTGTACATCAGTTGTGATTATAATTATGACATCATATTGTCTTCTTGCAGGATGTTCAGATTAATGGAATGGTTGATGTTATAGTTTCTGAGTGGATGGGTTATATGCTTCTATATGAGGTACCAGTTTTATTCTATATTTATTTCTTATGTTTTATATCAATAAATAATGTCTAGTATTTCTGTTGTATTATAGAGCATGCTTGGGAGTGTTATTTTTGCCAGGGATCGCTGGTTAAAACCAGGCGGTCTTATTCTTCCTTCACATGCAGTGGTATACCTAATTTATTCATTATTGTCAGCATTTCTAACTTTTAAACAATATAATTGTAATAATATTTCATGCAGTTATACATGGCCCCTGTTACACATCCTGACAGATATGCAGAAAGTATTGATTTCTGGCGGAATGTCTACGGGGTTGACAGTGAGTAAAAAATAATCCGAAATAAACTTATCCACCTTGTATATGTGTAAATTTAATAATTTTAAGTGCATTCTGTATGTGTGAATCAAACTTTGGTTTATTGCAGTGTCTCCATTATTGCCATTAGCAAAACAGTGTGCCTTTGAAGAGCCATGTGTGGAGACAATCAACGGAGAGAATGTTCTTACGTGGCCACATGAGGTTAGTTTCTAAAAGATCACTATTAATGTTTAATGTATatatttgaaattttgtttttgcTGGAAACAGGTAAAGAATGTGGATTGCTATACAATCACAATCAAAGAACTAGAATCAGTCACAACAAGATTTAAACTACAATCTATGATGAAAGGTAAAGTCCCTTACAAACACTTTTAAGGTATTTTTTTATCTCGGTAATTataaatattactaaaacacaagTTAGGATTACTGTAGCATCCGTCACATCGGCGCTAcagtaactttttttattatttttttggtttttgtctttttttttactttaacccTTTAATTTTCAGTTTTTACGCTTACACTCCcttaactttctaataactttaTGAAACATCATTTGACCCCCTTGAGTTTTAAGTGTTTATTCTTATATaagtacgtgtcggtataaattcaagttgatttaTTTTTCCACGTAAATtttgtcgggtcaaatataatacgttttcgtgcatatttttatgtatgtttttagttggtctacgttttgacgtaaatgcTGTTCGGAAGCAAGTCAGGTCAAATTTGATACATTTTCATtagacggtataaattcgagttactttacgtttcgacGCCGCCGCAATGCGGTACCATCCTTTAACTTAAAAAACACTATTTCTTTAGgtttcgatttaatttttttaggaAATAAGTCGAATCAAATATAAAATGTTTTCGTTATTATTTTATGTACATTTTTAGTTGGTCTACTTTTTGACGTAAATGATGTTTGGAAACAAGTCGGGTCcaatataatacattttcgttAGACGGTATAAATTCGCATTACTTACGCGCAGGAGAAATTTACTAGTTTACAGTAATCCgattaattcttttttttttgttcagcTCCCTTGCATGGGTTTGCATTTTGGTTTGATGTTGAGTTTAACGGACCTGATAAAACAAACCCTTCTAGTGGTCATCCGAGGAAACGAGCCCGTCCAGATGATGCACTTGTTCTTTCCACTGCACCCGGGGATCCTTATACACACTGGCAACAGGTACACTGTTGTGGGTGACGGGTCAAAATTGGCGGCTTGGTGATGGGTTAAATGGGCCGGGTCTCATTGACCCAAACACTATctatttataaaaaaagtaaTCACTGAACCTGTTAGAACTAGTAGATAAATCAGCCAGTTCATTAGTATATAGGTCAAAATGGGCACTTGTAATTGTGGTACTTGGTTGttaattttttctattttatttttgacaGACGTTGGTGTACTTCGATGATCCAGTAGAGGTCGAGAAGGATCAGGTTATTGATGGTTCTGCTACATTAACTCAATGTAAAGAGAACAATCGGTTTATGGACATTCATCTTGAATATGCGTAAGTTACTCATTCTAACTACTTTTTAGAACCTCATTCTCTGCTTATATAACATAGTGATTTGTTATTGTAACAATATTGTTTTCATATTCATAGTTAAGTGATTAATGCATTAGATAATAATAACTGGACAAAGAAGTGGTTCCAATCTATAGCCAATTCCAACCCGTTCTACAATGACCCGTTTTGAATCTTGAGCTTTGACCCATTACTTTACATGTATAACTAATAGTTGTTTGACCTTTTCTCTTGCAGCTCAGGTGGTCATATCTACGTAAAGAAATCCGTGTTGCGTTGACCATGTGTGAATTGATATGTTTGTTTGACTTTTCACTGTGCAAGAATAGTTTGTGTTTGTAGTAGAGATATTAGATATATAGAGAGTGTAAGATTTTGTAAGGCTTAGTCAGTGGATTAAAGATTTTGGTGTTTTTAAAACACCTGTCTTGTTGGGATGTTGAATGTCATGTTCTACTATTCATTCTGTTTTTTAGGATAACAATTTTTTTGCATATAAAAGTTGAAAAAAGTAACTGCATTGAATCGTTTTTTCGTAATTCTAGAATTGAGTTTATAGTATTATTATATCTACAGGGTTAGGTTGAAACTTGAAATAATCATGGATCTGTTTAAAATTTTGTAATTAACATGACAATGCTTCCTGTCAAAATGTGATTTattagtaatagtaatagtaattgtaATACCCTGTGTGTGTATAGATAGATTATAGATATATATCAAAAGAAATTCAAAAGAGGCAACCGAATGCGAGCCACCTTCTAAACTATTGGGTTTCTTTAATGATGACAtaagtcaattttcttgtagcccAAGATAAAGAAAATCCAGATGGCACAAATTAGCTTAGTTTAAACTTTATATTATTTGTTTATCACACATTTCTTTAGTTTAAACTGATAAATCAAAGAACAATTAAAAACAATTTCTCAACATCAACAACAAAACATAATATAATAAAATGGGCTGTAAATTTTCCTATAAATACTCATCCCACACTCATACCCAACACCACCTCAACTTAACCATACCAGCCTTTCTTCCCTTAATTGGTGTCAATGGCTGGTTCTGGTTCAGCCTTTGCTCAAGCTTACCTATTGACTAAGCTCCATCAAAAAGACACCAACTATACAACTTTCAATGAAAGTCATACAACCTTAGTCGATGACCATCACGCTACATCTTCAAAGATATGCTGCTTCCCGGCTCTTTTCAATAAAATTCATCCCAAGAACTTCTCTGCTTCCCCTCGTTCTCGTTTTTCTCCTCGCCAGTCACAGGACCTAGAAAACACCAATCTTGATGGTGAAAAATATCGGAATGCCTAGTTTTAATACAAGACGATTGAAAAAACTTGAGAGAAAGGATGCTAGGATCTTAAGATGGTTATCATGTTTGATTGAATCACTATGGACTGAATTACACTATTGTTATCATTTTTAAACTTAAACCAGAAAGAGTAGTGTATGTTTTTTATGTGTATGATAGGGTTACATATGTGATATGGCCTCTATATACAATTGTTTGCACCATAGCAcacctctttttttttcttttggtttGTATTTGAAGTATAGCTTGTTTTTCTCTTATAGCTTTTAATGGATTAATAGATAGTGTTTTATAAAAATTTGAATGCACCGCTGAGATGTATTTAGTTTTTCCTACATTCCTATAcaaattttatataaaatatgggATTTGACTCAATTTTCATCAAATTTATATGTTatgtaaaagtaaaaaaataaccAAAAAGTAAACCAAATAGTTAATAAACCGGTCCTAAGGCCTTCACCACGAGCCCAACATGACATGGTCTATAATAAGGTGTACAAGCCCTATTATACCAATCACACTTAATACTGAGTCATCACAAAACCAAAGAACGGTCTTACCTTCTCCATGTAATATACCAAAATTGCccttgttttatttattaacagtCAACTCATTATTGACTTATTTTATTTGACTAATTTTGATAATTATATGTTGTTGGATTTTAAGTGTAACACATTACATTTTAGAATTGGTCTAGTTATCATATAAATTATAAATCATTATGAACATTAATAAAATTAGTGGTTGAACATTCACTATGgtgttatcttttttttttgaattccTCCCACATTGCTTAAGTTATAGACATGTTGCAAAAGTcgttaggcgctccctagtcggtcgatcggggagttgagagtactcggcataggcggagagtactcggggagtactcggacatgttaaattataaggAAATTAGTTATCGAAAATTAAATATGTgtctaataacataaatttactaatatttataacaaaatacgtgaaaatgatatccattatttaatatgatagtcatataaattacgttttattatttttaaagtcaaactcggcccgaaTTGACCTACTAGATCTGATTTTTGCCAAGTTtgaccgcgtttgatcgattccgagtaattaggcggagttagagaaagtcgcctcggcagcgtaccttgtagcgactactcggggagtactcggccttggaaaccttgttttacaaccatgactTATAGAACCACCTCCAATATCGGACCGCTTAAATTATCGTGAGACTTGATTAAGAAGTCAAAGTATTGGTCAAAGTTTTGGAAGGgctagttctcatggttcttacaacttaaggtggttcttattttatttaccctttatctctctctctctatatatatatatacacacatatatatacatatgggCCTGATTATATGAAACACATCTCTTGATGTGAATAAATTTACTTTTTCGCTTTTATTATGGTATTTATTTGAAGTACAATTTGTTTATCTATAACTTATCatacattatatata
This is a stretch of genomic DNA from Helianthus annuus cultivar XRQ/B chromosome 16, HanXRQr2.0-SUNRISE, whole genome shotgun sequence. It encodes these proteins:
- the LOC110918523 gene encoding probable protein arginine N-methyltransferase 6; protein product: MEEQSSTPGEGSSSNTTTKKQRNYLGSGKPRRGRPRSIRPPRRLPAGQPEVQSPPCTDYDRAYFKYYSHVGVHEEMLKDQVRTETYRNAILQHQSHIKGKVVLDVGCGTGILSIFCAQAGAKRVYAVDASEIAMQAERVVKANNLSDRIVVLNGRVEDVQINGMVDVIVSEWMGYMLLYESMLGSVIFARDRWLKPGGLILPSHAVLYMAPVTHPDRYAESIDFWRNVYGVDMSPLLPLAKQCAFEEPCVETINGENVLTWPHEVKNVDCYTITIKELESVTTRFKLQSMMKAPLHGFAFWFDVEFNGPDKTNPSSGHPRKRARPDDALVLSTAPGDPYTHWQQTLVYFDDPVEVEKDQVIDGSATLTQCKENNRFMDIHLEYASGGHIYVKKSVLR